The Desmonostoc muscorum LEGE 12446 genome includes a region encoding these proteins:
- a CDS encoding alpha/beta fold hydrolase, which translates to MPKVQINGIDLFYDIKGTGEPLLLIAGFLCDHAYWSLIMPSLISHYQVIRLDNRGMGRSSAPQSQYSIKQMAGDIAALLDRIGIDKVHLAGHSMGGQIAQEVALAYPKKVQSLMLLSSLAKGDKLFNSIIETWGDLLKNVDLKLYENVVLPWIFTDRFYSIPGMVEGLIEFAIRYPFPPATHSLYHHSRAMLDFDTVNRLQQIDCPTLVLVGKQDILTPLKFSQQLAQGIPNAELVVIDGGHGFLIESSDAVVSAMLNFLRNLKPAYSNFGF; encoded by the coding sequence ATGCCAAAGGTTCAAATTAACGGGATTGATTTGTTCTACGACATTAAGGGAACAGGTGAGCCTTTGCTATTAATAGCTGGCTTTCTTTGCGATCATGCTTATTGGTCGCTGATTATGCCATCGCTGATTTCGCACTATCAGGTCATTCGCTTAGACAACCGAGGTATGGGGCGAAGTTCCGCTCCCCAGAGCCAATATAGTATCAAACAAATGGCTGGTGATATTGCAGCATTGTTGGATCGCATCGGCATTGACAAGGTGCATTTAGCAGGTCATTCAATGGGTGGTCAAATTGCCCAAGAGGTAGCGTTAGCATACCCTAAAAAAGTACAAAGTCTGATGCTACTTTCATCTTTGGCAAAAGGTGATAAATTATTCAACAGCATCATTGAAACTTGGGGCGATCTTCTTAAGAATGTAGACTTAAAACTTTATGAAAACGTCGTATTACCTTGGATATTTACAGATAGGTTTTACTCAATTCCTGGAATGGTCGAAGGTCTCATTGAATTTGCCATCAGATATCCCTTCCCACCTGCGACTCATTCACTTTATCATCACAGCCGAGCCATGCTTGACTTTGATACAGTAAACCGCCTCCAACAAATTGATTGTCCTACCTTAGTTTTGGTTGGAAAACAAGACATTCTCACCCCGCTAAAGTTTTCCCAGCAACTTGCTCAAGGTATTCCCAACGCTGAACTTGTAGTCATCGATGGTGGTCATGGCTTCTTGATTGAATCTTCAGATGCTGTAGTTTCAGCCATGCTTAACTTTCTGCGGAATTTAAAGCCAGCTTATAGCAACTTTGGATTTTAG
- a CDS encoding carboxymuconolactone decarboxylase family protein: protein MTKLIEYEEASDEVRAVYDDIRATRQNDYINNFWKAIANHPPTLQRTWQAVKEVMTSPGEIDPLMRELIYIAVSATNGCEYCIASHTASARAKGMNDTMFGEVMAIAATANMTNRLANGYQIPVDERFKT, encoded by the coding sequence ATGACTAAGCTAATTGAGTACGAAGAAGCCAGCGACGAAGTGCGTGCAGTGTATGACGACATCCGCGCCACACGTCAGAATGACTATATCAATAATTTTTGGAAAGCCATAGCTAACCATCCTCCTACTTTGCAACGAACATGGCAAGCAGTCAAAGAAGTGATGACTAGCCCTGGTGAAATCGATCCACTGATGCGTGAACTGATTTATATCGCCGTGAGTGCGACAAATGGCTGTGAGTATTGCATCGCCTCACATACAGCATCTGCGCGCGCCAAGGGTATGAATGATACCATGTTTGGGGAAGTAATGGCGATCGCTGCCACTGCCAACATGACCAATCGCCTCGCCAACGGCTATCAGATTCCCGTAGATGAGCGATTCAAAACATAG
- a CDS encoding ABC transporter ATP-binding protein: MPQILVEDLKKTFFLSERSSGFFGSIRGLVDRKTRVVHALKGVSFSLERGELVGYIGPNGAGKSTTIKILSGILVPSSGKCIIGGRTPWKDRIRHVGRIGVVFGQRSQLWWDLPVIESFDLLRDIYRVPHSEYQKTRQEMIDLLNLESFLSTPVRQLSLGQRMRCDFAAAMLHRPEILFLDEPTIGLDAVSKLAVRKFIKTLNKTHQVTTILTTHDMDDIEALCDRIIIIGGGEILCDGTLTALRSQVSSRRYLRIDLINDDFFFEEEGVSVISKEGRTVTLSFDPTKLSAASLISKVTSKNEVADLFVENPPIEEIVAQLYAKSGNFGF; this comes from the coding sequence ATGCCTCAGATTCTTGTTGAAGACCTGAAAAAGACTTTTTTTCTGTCTGAACGTTCCTCTGGATTTTTCGGTTCAATCCGAGGGCTTGTGGATCGAAAAACCAGAGTTGTCCATGCTTTGAAAGGAGTTTCATTTTCCCTTGAACGGGGAGAACTTGTAGGATATATCGGCCCAAACGGGGCTGGGAAATCGACTACCATTAAAATTTTAAGTGGTATTTTAGTGCCATCTAGCGGAAAATGTATAATTGGCGGGCGAACTCCTTGGAAAGATAGAATCCGCCATGTTGGTCGTATTGGAGTAGTGTTTGGTCAGCGATCGCAACTTTGGTGGGATCTACCAGTAATTGAGTCTTTCGATTTACTGCGGGATATTTATCGCGTTCCTCATTCAGAATATCAAAAGACACGCCAAGAAATGATTGATTTGCTCAATCTTGAGAGTTTTCTCTCTACTCCTGTCAGACAGTTAAGCCTTGGTCAAAGAATGCGATGTGACTTTGCAGCAGCAATGTTACACAGACCGGAAATTTTGTTTCTCGATGAACCAACTATCGGACTTGATGCAGTTTCAAAGCTTGCGGTCAGAAAATTTATCAAAACGTTGAATAAAACTCATCAAGTAACTACTATCCTGACTACCCATGATATGGATGATATTGAGGCATTGTGCGATCGCATCATTATTATTGGTGGTGGTGAAATTCTTTGTGATGGAACCTTAACAGCGTTGCGTTCTCAAGTTTCCTCGCGTCGGTACTTAAGAATAGACCTGATAAATGATGATTTCTTCTTTGAAGAAGAAGGAGTTAGTGTCATCTCTAAAGAAGGTCGCACCGTAACTCTGTCCTTCGATCCCACAAAGCTTTCTGCTGCTTCCCTCATTAGTAAAGTTACCTCAAAAAACGAAGTCGCGGATCTTTTTGTAGAAAATCCACCGATTGAGGAAATAGTTGCTCAACTTTATGCAAAGTCAGGCAATTTTGGATTTTAG
- a CDS encoding ABC transporter permease → MDFGLILNPEFSPLFTINMKAYLSLFIARFSLLLQYRTAALAGVATQLFWGLVKVMVLEAFFTHTTSAQPMTLQEAVGYVWLGQAFLMAIVPWSGDREIQDLIRSGAVGYDLLRPTDLYNFWFTRALALRTAPVILRAIPLLCVTIFIFPLIGFSSLSFPPSFAAFVAFFLSFIAAILLSSALTMLLTVSMMWTLSGEGINSILPTLIIIFSGMIVPLPLFPEWIKPLLNALPFSGLIDQPFRLFTGNLPANQLFNVLLHQTFWIFVIVILGRFLVNRGVKKLVIQGG, encoded by the coding sequence TTGGATTTTGGATTGATTCTGAATCCTGAATTCTCCCCCTTATTTACTATTAATATGAAAGCATATTTATCACTGTTTATTGCGAGATTTTCGCTGCTGTTGCAATATCGTACAGCTGCTTTGGCTGGGGTTGCAACTCAGTTGTTTTGGGGATTAGTGAAAGTTATGGTTTTAGAGGCATTTTTCACTCACACAACCTCTGCTCAACCTATGACTTTGCAGGAGGCGGTAGGATATGTATGGCTTGGACAAGCGTTTTTGATGGCGATCGTTCCTTGGTCAGGCGATCGCGAGATTCAAGATTTGATCCGATCTGGTGCAGTCGGCTACGATCTTCTGCGACCCACAGACCTTTATAATTTTTGGTTTACTCGTGCTTTGGCGCTTCGCACAGCACCCGTTATCCTTCGTGCTATTCCTCTTCTTTGCGTCACGATTTTTATTTTTCCGCTGATAGGGTTTTCTTCGCTTTCTTTTCCGCCCTCTTTTGCTGCTTTCGTTGCCTTTTTTCTCTCCTTTATTGCTGCAATTCTGCTTTCATCTGCATTGACAATGCTGCTTACTGTATCAATGATGTGGACACTTTCTGGCGAAGGAATTAATAGTATACTCCCCACTTTGATTATTATTTTTTCTGGGATGATTGTTCCTTTGCCCCTTTTTCCTGAATGGATCAAGCCTTTGCTAAATGCACTTCCTTTCTCAGGACTTATCGACCAACCTTTTCGACTTTTTACCGGTAATCTTCCAGCAAATCAACTATTTAATGTATTGTTGCATCAAACTTTCTGGATATTTGTCATAGTTATCCTTGGGCGTTTCCTTGTGAATCGTGGCGTCAAAAAACTTGTCATTCAAGGAGGATGA
- a CDS encoding ABC transporter permease has translation MQYKVSFLLQVVGHLLGTVVEFFGIWALFTRFNSIGTWTLSEVALFYGMVNISFACADALGRGFDSFGRIIKNGDFDRLLLRPRTTVLQLFGTEFTLKRIGRFSQGFVVIWWSLSTLHISFTIKTLWLLGGSFIGAIALFLGIVIVQATITFWTIESLEIMNILTYGGVETAQYPFAIYSKWFQRFFTYLIPLACVSYFPLLAVLGKEDIFFVPLWFCYVSPMAGILFLIIALQLWKLGERYYCSTGS, from the coding sequence ATGCAGTACAAAGTGTCCTTCTTGCTTCAAGTTGTAGGGCATCTTTTAGGAACTGTAGTAGAATTTTTTGGAATCTGGGCACTTTTTACTCGTTTTAATAGTATTGGTACGTGGACTTTGAGTGAAGTTGCCCTCTTTTATGGAATGGTTAATATTTCTTTTGCCTGTGCTGATGCTTTAGGGCGAGGGTTTGATTCATTTGGAAGAATAATTAAGAACGGTGATTTCGACCGTTTACTTCTCCGTCCACGCACCACAGTACTTCAACTTTTCGGCACAGAATTTACCTTGAAAAGAATCGGAAGATTTTCTCAAGGGTTTGTCGTTATATGGTGGTCGCTTTCAACTCTCCATATCTCTTTTACTATTAAAACATTGTGGCTTTTGGGCGGTTCATTTATTGGTGCGATCGCACTATTTTTAGGTATCGTTATTGTACAAGCAACCATCACATTCTGGACTATTGAATCTTTGGAAATTATGAATATCCTCACTTATGGAGGAGTAGAAACTGCTCAATATCCTTTTGCTATTTATAGCAAGTGGTTTCAAAGATTTTTCACTTACTTGATACCGCTTGCTTGTGTAAGTTATTTTCCTTTGCTTGCAGTTCTGGGAAAAGAAGATATATTTTTCGTACCTTTGTGGTTTTGTTACGTCTCTCCAATGGCAGGCATTTTATTTTTGATAATTGCGCTTCAACTTTGGAAATTAGGCGAACGATACTATTGTTCCACTGGCAGTTAA
- a CDS encoding DUF3386 domain-containing protein produces the protein MTVTQLSAQELFRAAYENRYTWDKNFPGYTANITFKHDDKVFTGKVIISANLKAEVLDVEDESAKQAIHGQAWEIAIHRVRRSFEDTHSANTFSYGKTDETGAVELLMGGKAEGDKYKVRNNEVCHVHRLIHGTFVTIDTFSSHDTGEGYLSHTYDSVYHDPKTGEQKGGRSEFIDEYEKVGDYFILNRREIRTQIDGQVSIQEFVFSDIKLLEPVAA, from the coding sequence ATGACAGTTACACAACTCTCTGCTCAGGAACTTTTCCGGGCTGCTTATGAGAACCGCTATACTTGGGACAAAAATTTCCCCGGCTATACCGCAAATATTACCTTTAAGCATGATGATAAAGTCTTCACAGGCAAAGTGATTATCAGCGCTAATCTCAAAGCCGAAGTTTTGGATGTAGAGGACGAGTCCGCAAAGCAAGCAATTCACGGCCAAGCATGGGAAATCGCAATTCACCGCGTCCGTCGCAGCTTTGAAGATACCCACAGCGCCAATACCTTTAGCTATGGTAAGACTGACGAAACTGGTGCAGTTGAACTTTTAATGGGTGGTAAGGCTGAGGGCGATAAATATAAAGTCCGCAATAATGAAGTCTGCCATGTTCACCGTCTCATCCACGGTACTTTCGTGACAATTGACACCTTCAGCAGTCACGATACTGGCGAAGGTTACTTGTCCCACACCTATGATTCTGTTTACCATGACCCCAAAACTGGGGAACAAAAAGGCGGTAGAAGTGAATTTATCGATGAGTATGAAAAAGTTGGTGACTATTTCATCCTAAATCGTCGGGAAATTCGCACTCAAATAGATGGACAAGTATCGATTCAAGAATTTGTTTTCTCTGATATCAAATTGTTGGAACCTGTTGCTGCTTAA
- a CDS encoding LuxR C-terminal-related transcriptional regulator produces MVNSLHAVFHAIANVGNEQELRLALTDKISEHFGVQNWGIYLLDEQPTPEIDVPGIPAVCLESNPVGRYVVERHAPAHEQLLLSPGDWKHFCSRHDHEHVMTGPIVCDGRLIGTLNLARDKGNPPFNGNDLADLSALCIHLSSKMATLRAKPKTSNSLFASLLTARELEIAELVAQGLTNAEIGEQLWITQNSVKQALKRMFRKLKVSARAEMVAKLQDIQVS; encoded by the coding sequence ATGGTTAATTCTCTTCACGCCGTATTTCATGCGATCGCTAATGTCGGGAATGAGCAAGAATTAAGACTAGCTCTGACGGACAAAATTAGCGAGCATTTTGGCGTGCAAAATTGGGGTATCTATCTCCTAGATGAACAACCAACCCCTGAAATTGATGTTCCGGGCATTCCGGCAGTATGCTTAGAGAGCAATCCAGTGGGACGCTATGTAGTTGAGCGTCACGCTCCCGCCCACGAGCAATTATTATTATCTCCAGGAGATTGGAAGCATTTTTGCTCCCGCCATGACCACGAACACGTCATGACCGGGCCAATTGTTTGCGATGGTCGTCTGATTGGAACCCTTAACCTAGCCCGCGATAAGGGAAATCCCCCTTTTAATGGCAATGATTTAGCTGACTTGAGCGCTTTATGTATTCATTTGTCATCCAAAATGGCAACCCTACGGGCGAAACCAAAAACATCTAATTCCCTTTTTGCAAGTCTTCTAACAGCCCGTGAATTAGAAATTGCCGAATTGGTGGCGCAGGGATTAACGAATGCAGAAATTGGGGAACAACTGTGGATTACCCAAAATTCTGTCAAGCAAGCTTTAAAGAGAATGTTTCGTAAATTGAAGGTTTCAGCACGTGCAGAAATGGTGGCAAAACTGCAAGATATACAAGTTTCATAA
- a CDS encoding protein rep translates to MSAIASDSKFIAFNVSSQDKSQPSQNVLSLTNISSIGKTWDKHRANADKVFQYYAKADEHCFQQYARRVRICSELLEFQLLPEESEGILNLKLSDARFCRVRHCPVCQWRRSLMWKARAYKILPQVVTDYPKHRWLFVTLTVKNCQIGELRENLDSINKAFKRFTELKAWPAKGWVKSIEVTKGKNGVSAHPHLHILAMVSPSYFSHGYLSHAKWVALWQQCLRIDYQPVIHTSAIAKHHNPSLLIPEILKYQVKESDLVGDREWFLELTRQLHKSRAIAVGGILRQYMRELEEKNQDLIDESEETDEVDGESLFFRWERKLQRFNIE, encoded by the coding sequence GTGTCCGCGATAGCCTCAGACAGTAAATTTATTGCTTTTAATGTATCCTCTCAAGATAAGTCCCAACCTAGTCAAAATGTACTTAGCTTAACCAATATTTCGTCTATAGGTAAAACTTGGGACAAGCACCGAGCCAATGCTGATAAAGTCTTCCAGTATTACGCCAAAGCAGACGAACATTGCTTTCAGCAGTATGCTCGACGAGTCAGAATCTGTTCCGAATTGCTGGAGTTTCAATTACTGCCAGAGGAATCGGAAGGTATTCTCAACTTAAAACTATCAGATGCCCGATTTTGTAGGGTTCGTCACTGTCCAGTTTGTCAGTGGCGGCGATCGCTCATGTGGAAAGCAAGAGCTTACAAAATTCTCCCACAGGTTGTCACTGATTACCCCAAGCACCGTTGGCTGTTTGTCACCTTGACTGTAAAAAATTGCCAGATTGGGGAACTTAGGGAAAACTTGGATTCGATAAATAAAGCTTTTAAACGATTCACTGAATTGAAAGCATGGCCTGCGAAAGGCTGGGTAAAATCCATAGAAGTAACTAAAGGTAAAAATGGAGTTTCAGCACACCCACATTTACATATTTTGGCAATGGTGTCGCCTTCGTATTTCAGTCATGGCTATCTATCTCATGCCAAATGGGTAGCGTTATGGCAGCAGTGCTTACGGATTGATTACCAGCCAGTTATTCATACTAGCGCGATCGCTAAACATCATAACCCGTCACTACTTATCCCAGAAATCCTCAAGTATCAGGTGAAAGAGTCAGATTTAGTGGGTGATAGAGAATGGTTTCTAGAGTTAACCCGTCAGTTGCATAAAAGTAGAGCGATCGCTGTTGGGGGTATACTCAGGCAGTATATGCGCGAATTAGAGGAGAAAAACCAAGACCTCATTGATGAAAGTGAAGAGACAGATGAGGTGGATGGGGAAAGTTTGTTTTTCCGATGGGAGCGCAAGTTACAAAGATTTAATATAGAGTGA
- a CDS encoding helix-turn-helix domain-containing transcriptional regulator — translation MPRSASYHEGLIKHLQDPLEAASYIEVVLEEGDPKMLVKALTNVIEAQGGIDQFSAEIKQCYEQLDLMLSEQGEIEFYCLSKLLDALGLQLAVTVKSV, via the coding sequence ATGCCTAGAAGTGCAAGCTATCACGAAGGACTAATTAAACATCTACAAGACCCACTAGAAGCAGCATCTTATATAGAAGTAGTTCTCGAAGAGGGAGACCCTAAAATGTTAGTAAAAGCGCTCACAAATGTGATTGAAGCACAGGGTGGAATTGATCAGTTTTCAGCAGAAATTAAGCAATGCTACGAGCAACTCGACTTGATGTTATCTGAGCAAGGAGAAATTGAATTTTATTGTCTGAGTAAATTACTGGATGCATTGGGATTACAGCTAGCAGTAACAGTGAAGTCAGTATGA
- a CDS encoding type II toxin-antitoxin system RelE/ParE family toxin: MEVQPREIRNYLTPDGKNIFDDWLDSLRYQRAKAKIRARLDRVEDGNLGDCKSLGEGVFELRIDYRPGYRIYFGQEGITIIILLCGGDKSTQEQDIGKAQEYWKDYRSRDNA, encoded by the coding sequence ATGGAAGTCCAACCAAGAGAAATTAGGAATTATCTGACACCAGATGGTAAAAATATTTTTGATGACTGGCTTGATTCTCTGCGATATCAAAGAGCAAAAGCTAAAATAAGAGCCAGACTTGACCGAGTTGAAGATGGTAATTTAGGTGATTGTAAGTCACTTGGAGAAGGTGTTTTTGAATTGAGAATCGATTATAGACCAGGTTACCGCATATACTTTGGACAAGAAGGGATAACAATTATTATTCTTTTGTGTGGTGGAGATAAAAGCACTCAGGAACAAGATATTGGTAAAGCTCAGGAATATTGGAAAGACTATAGGAGTAGAGATAATGCCTAG
- the pdxA gene encoding 4-hydroxythreonine-4-phosphate dehydrogenase PdxA: protein MYHNNQENLVNFGKGNRPRLALTVGDPAGIGPEVLLKALAEPEISKKYDVTLVGNRDLLAQTYEELNLAENLAPLANPDRFPVIDVELKAEIKSQIIPGVGNAASGAASFAYMECAIAQTLAGKFDGIVTGPIAKSAWKAAGYNYPGQTELLAEKSGVKRFGMLFVARSPHTNWTLRALLATTHIPLCQVPDTLTPHLLTEKLDLLVECLKQDFGIEKGRIAIAGLNPHSGEQGQLGREEQDWLIPWLEQERQNRPQLQLDGPIPPDTMWVKPGQAWYGNSRIQNPADAYLALYHDQGLIPVKLMAFDRAVNTSIGLPFVRTSPDHGTAFDIAGKGIADATSMKAAIHLAGELVGQRLATIKL from the coding sequence ATGTATCACAATAATCAAGAAAATTTAGTCAATTTTGGCAAAGGAAATCGTCCGCGTTTGGCGCTGACGGTGGGAGATCCGGCGGGAATTGGGCCAGAGGTGCTTTTGAAAGCTTTAGCAGAGCCGGAAATTAGTAAAAAATATGACGTTACTTTGGTGGGTAACCGTGATTTGCTGGCACAGACTTATGAAGAACTGAATTTAGCTGAAAATTTAGCACCTTTGGCAAATCCAGATCGGTTTCCAGTAATTGATGTGGAATTGAAGGCAGAAATTAAAAGTCAAATTATTCCAGGAGTAGGTAATGCAGCCAGTGGGGCGGCTAGTTTTGCCTATATGGAATGTGCGATCGCCCAAACACTCGCTGGTAAATTTGATGGTATTGTCACTGGACCCATCGCTAAATCTGCTTGGAAAGCCGCAGGGTATAATTATCCAGGGCAAACGGAACTGCTGGCAGAAAAGTCTGGTGTCAAGCGCTTTGGGATGTTATTTGTAGCGCGATCGCCCCATACTAATTGGACACTCCGAGCTTTACTTGCTACCACACATATTCCTCTGTGTCAAGTGCCGGATACATTGACACCCCATTTGTTGACAGAGAAACTGGATTTGCTGGTGGAGTGTTTAAAGCAAGATTTTGGGATAGAGAAAGGGAGAATTGCGATCGCAGGTTTAAATCCCCACAGTGGCGAACAGGGACAATTAGGACGTGAAGAACAAGATTGGTTAATTCCTTGGTTGGAGCAAGAGCGGCAAAATAGACCACAATTGCAACTAGATGGACCGATACCGCCGGATACGATGTGGGTTAAGCCTGGTCAAGCGTGGTACGGAAATTCTCGGATTCAAAATCCAGCTGATGCTTACCTGGCACTCTACCACGACCAAGGCTTAATTCCTGTGAAGTTGATGGCGTTTGATCGAGCAGTTAATACTTCTATTGGTCTTCCTTTTGTGCGGACTTCACCAGATCATGGAACAGCGTTTGATATTGCGGGTAAGGGAATTGCTGATGCTACGAGTATGAAAGCAGCGATACATTTAGCGGGTGAGTTGGTTGGTCAAAGGTTGGCGACGATAAAACTATGA
- the petM gene encoding cytochrome b6-f complex subunit PetM produces MGAEILNAALLSFSLIFVGWGLGALLLKIQGGEE; encoded by the coding sequence ATGGGCGCCGAAATTTTGAATGCAGCTCTATTGTCCTTCAGTTTAATCTTCGTCGGCTGGGGCTTAGGCGCATTATTACTGAAAATTCAAGGCGGAGAAGAATAG
- a CDS encoding SDR family oxidoreductase, with protein MTLLIVGATGTLGRQVARRAIDEGYKVRCLVRSTKKAAFLKEWGAELVSGSLRYPDTLAEALEGVTQVIDASTSRATDSQSIKQVDWDGKVALIQAAKAAGVERFIFFSILDADKYPEVPLMEIKRCTELFLIESGLNYTILRLAGFMQGLIGQYGIPILEAQPVWVTGQSSPIAYMDTQDIAKFAIRALSVPETENQAFPVVGTRAWSAEEIINLCERLSGKEARVTRMPINLLRAVRGLMRFFQWGWNIADRLAFTEVLASGKQLNASMDEVYTVFGLDREQTTTLESYLQEYFSRIMKKLKELDYEKNKNKKQKSKKTPFKQSSKANSQ; from the coding sequence ATGACATTATTAATCGTCGGTGCCACTGGCACCTTAGGAAGACAAGTGGCTCGTCGTGCTATCGATGAGGGATATAAAGTACGCTGTCTTGTCCGCAGCACTAAAAAAGCAGCTTTTCTTAAAGAATGGGGTGCGGAGCTTGTATCGGGAAGTTTGCGTTACCCGGACACCTTAGCAGAAGCATTAGAAGGGGTAACCCAAGTCATTGATGCCTCAACATCTCGCGCTACAGATTCACAAAGTATCAAACAAGTGGACTGGGACGGAAAAGTAGCATTAATTCAAGCCGCAAAAGCAGCAGGTGTAGAGCGTTTTATCTTCTTCTCGATTTTAGATGCCGATAAATACCCAGAAGTGCCGCTGATGGAAATTAAGCGGTGTACAGAACTCTTCTTGATTGAATCTGGCTTGAATTACACCATCTTGCGGTTAGCTGGTTTTATGCAAGGGTTAATCGGTCAATACGGGATTCCCATTTTGGAAGCACAGCCAGTTTGGGTAACTGGTCAATCTTCTCCCATCGCCTACATGGACACCCAGGACATCGCTAAATTTGCTATCCGCGCCTTGAGTGTACCAGAAACAGAAAACCAAGCTTTTCCCGTAGTAGGTACTCGTGCATGGAGTGCAGAAGAAATCATTAACCTGTGCGAACGCTTATCTGGAAAAGAAGCCAGAGTCACACGAATGCCAATAAACTTACTCCGTGCTGTGCGGGGCTTAATGCGCTTCTTCCAGTGGGGATGGAACATCGCCGACAGACTGGCGTTTACAGAAGTATTGGCTAGTGGTAAACAGTTAAATGCTTCAATGGATGAAGTTTACACAGTGTTTGGCTTAGATCGAGAACAAACCACAACTCTAGAAAGCTATCTACAAGAGTACTTCAGCCGAATTATGAAGAAGCTTAAAGAGTTAGACTACGAAAAAAATAAAAACAAAAAACAGAAATCTAAAAAAACTCCTTTTAAACAATCTTCAAAAGCCAATAGCCAATAG
- a CDS encoding NAD(+) kinase, which yields MPKAGIIYNDVKPIAGRVAIELKDKLTAAGWHVCVTSSIGGILGYSNPESPVCHTPLDGLTPPGFDSDMKFAVVLGGDGTVLAASRQVAPCGIPLLTVNTGHMGFLTETFLNQLPQAIEQAMAGEYEIEERAMLTVKVFRGDSVLWEALCLNEMVLHREPLTSMCHFEIAIGRHAPVDIAADGVIVSTPTGSTAYSLSAGGPVVTPGVPALQLVPICPHSLASRALVFPDTESVNIYPVNIPRLVMVVDGNGGCYVLPEDRVYIERSQYTVRFIRLQPPEFFRILREKLGWGLPHIAKPTSVELP from the coding sequence GTGCCGAAAGCAGGCATTATCTACAATGACGTAAAACCGATAGCGGGTCGTGTCGCTATCGAGTTAAAAGACAAGCTAACCGCTGCCGGTTGGCATGTTTGTGTAACATCGAGTATCGGTGGCATATTGGGCTACTCTAACCCTGAGAGTCCTGTGTGCCATACCCCCTTAGACGGCCTGACACCGCCTGGTTTTGACTCAGATATGAAATTTGCAGTGGTGTTAGGAGGAGATGGCACTGTTTTAGCAGCATCTCGTCAGGTAGCACCCTGTGGTATCCCACTGTTAACAGTGAATACCGGCCATATGGGATTTTTGACGGAAACTTTCCTCAATCAATTGCCCCAAGCAATAGAGCAGGCGATGGCGGGTGAGTATGAAATTGAAGAACGAGCCATGCTCACCGTCAAAGTGTTTCGGGGGGATTCAGTATTGTGGGAAGCTCTCTGCTTAAATGAAATGGTGCTGCATCGGGAACCTTTGACCTCTATGTGCCATTTTGAAATTGCCATAGGGCGTCATGCGCCAGTGGATATTGCAGCCGATGGTGTGATTGTTTCTACACCGACTGGTTCCACAGCTTATTCATTAAGTGCTGGCGGCCCAGTGGTGACTCCTGGCGTACCTGCTCTACAGCTAGTGCCCATTTGCCCACATTCCCTAGCTTCTAGAGCATTGGTTTTTCCAGACACAGAATCGGTCAACATCTACCCAGTCAATATTCCTCGGCTGGTGATGGTGGTGGACGGGAATGGGGGGTGTTATGTACTACCAGAGGATAGAGTATATATAGAGCGATCGCAATATACTGTCCGATTTATTCGCCTGCAACCGCCAGAGTTTTTCCGAATTTTGCGAGAAAAATTAGGTTGGGGTTTGCCACATATCGCCAAACCAACTTCCGTAGAATTACCGTAG